A region of Dioscorea cayenensis subsp. rotundata cultivar TDr96_F1 chromosome 5, TDr96_F1_v2_PseudoChromosome.rev07_lg8_w22 25.fasta, whole genome shotgun sequence DNA encodes the following proteins:
- the LOC120262156 gene encoding uncharacterized protein LOC120262156: protein MQSSRPMGFNKPDKYTRGENVVSHRNQSVARVERHLAKAEALSQVNNCGLLSSHCQYNALLCLDARQFVQEFTFLSPSKEHGASLDSGRVVSVFDGSNISPMEEASLVLHGTNEGDSKEDLDEEEIVSWLLDSVKKEESCHNVWCSECGESSCESSLYDGSSTFDSSSTSFRTNDGTPSYVRDINFSDLSSLFDLEKEDSELLPDTQHRYGFSEDAELPSPYKSDRTQEYRTPISSCETPCRADIDADDPLYWPLDQNSYCSPEFDNFLSISPPRGTSYIEFLGTSNSNSSKWRFQQKRDHPKSSKIDKEGCRRRISFSSTPISGNLKREKHLSSSVSGINKSSDKSSGLTRSSTRAFPKYYPSTKNMKERHHHKLNINKRHDNADTIQPSQKLEVGDHFQDFIIDGAPIEKLIGLNEFIGNEGIDFDLDEVEFSLILSP from the coding sequence ATGCAGAGCTCCAGACCAATGGGCTTCAACAAACCAGATAAATATACTCGGGGAGAGAATGTGGTGAGCCACAGAAATCAGTCAGTTGCAAGGGTTGAGAGACATTTAGCTAAAGCTGAAGCATTGTCTCAAGTGAACAATTGTGGGCTGTTATCTTCACATTGCCAGTACAATGCATTGCTATGTCTTGATGCCCGGCAATTTGTTCAGGAGTTTACGTTTTTATCTCCATCTAAAGAGCATGGTGCTTCTTTGGATAGTGGTAGAGTGGTTTCTGTTTTTGATGGATCCAACATCAGTCCAATGGAGGAAGCATCTCTAGTTCTTCATGGAACAAATGAGGGCGATAGCAAGGAGGACCTAGATGAGGAAGAAATAGTTAGCTGGCTACTCGATTCAGTAAAAAAGGAAGAAAGTTGTCATAATGTCTGGTGTTCAGAATGTGGTGAATCTTCTTGTGAGAGTTCCTTATATGATGGCTCCTCAACTTTTGATAGTTCATCTACATCCTTCAGAACAAATGATGGTACACCTTCATATGTTCGAGATATCAATTTCTCAGACTTAAGCTCTTTGTTTGATCTTGAAAAGGAGGATTCGGAGTTGTTACCTGATACACAACATAGATATGGTTTCTCTGAAGATGCAGAACTTCCAAGTCCCTACAAATCAGATAGAACTCAGGAATATAGAACCCCCATTTCTAGTTGTGAAACTCCCTGCAGAGCAGACATTGATGCAGATGATCCTCTCTACTGGCCATTGGATCAGAACTCATACTGTTCTCCAgagtttgataattttttatccaTTTCACCTCCTAGAGGCACAAGCTACATTGAATTTTTGGGTACTAGTAATTCGAATTCAAGTAAATGGAGATTCCAGCAGAAAAGAGATCACCCGAAAAGCAGTAAAATCGACAAAGAAGGATGTAGAAGAAGAATCTCGTTTTCATCGACACCAATTTCAGGCAATTTGAAGCGCGAAAAACATTTAAGTTCCTCTGTCTCTGGTATCAACAAGTCAAGTGACAAGTCATCAGGATTGACTAGATCATCGACTCGAGCATTTCCTAAATACTACCCTTCCACTAAAAACATGAAGGAAAGGCATCATCATAAGTTAAACATCAACAAACGGCATGATAATGCTGATACAATACAACCTTCACAGAAGCTTGAAGTTGGTGATCATTTTCAGGATTTTATAATCGATGGAGCTCCGATTGAGAAACTGATTGGATTGAATGAATTCATTGGTAATGAAGGAATAGATTTTGACTTGGATGAGGTTGAATTCTCTCTAATTTTATCACCATGA